In a genomic window of Thermoproteus tenax Kra 1:
- a CDS encoding ABC transporter permease yields the protein MRGFLDSLLSFAVAIAVGAAVVYASGYSPLLTYYSMFVVPFTDVVYITSALAAATPIILTGLTFALGLKAGLFNIGGEGQAYMGALGAVIASYFFAGLLALPLSFIIGIGLAVLWALVPALLRTTRGVNEVVSTIMMNWIAYWLTIMEASTTFSNPMQPSETIKTPPQARLTPLLPDTSLTASFFIAVAAALLVHWMLERSVVGYELSVAGANPTAARVAGIPQSRVILYSFALGGVTSGMAGVLQVVAMPPSYSLATNLANVYGLGFDGITAAMLGRGSPLGTLAAALFLGLMEEGARHMQAIALTPFEFVKMLQGIMILVIAIRMLEVWRGRRR from the coding sequence ATGAGGGGCTTTCTAGACTCTCTGCTCTCCTTCGCCGTAGCCATAGCTGTGGGGGCCGCGGTCGTCTACGCCTCAGGGTACAGCCCCCTTTTGACGTATTACTCAATGTTTGTGGTGCCGTTCACCGACGTGGTCTACATCACCTCCGCTCTGGCTGCTGCCACTCCCATAATACTGACAGGTCTGACGTTCGCTCTGGGGCTGAAGGCCGGCCTCTTCAACATAGGAGGAGAGGGGCAGGCCTATATGGGGGCGCTCGGGGCCGTCATTGCGTCTTACTTCTTCGCCGGTCTGCTTGCGCTCCCTCTCTCCTTTATCATCGGGATAGGGCTCGCCGTGTTGTGGGCCCTCGTGCCGGCCCTCTTGAGGACGACCAGAGGCGTCAACGAGGTCGTCAGCACCATAATGATGAACTGGATAGCGTACTGGTTGACCATCATGGAGGCCTCTACGACTTTTTCTAACCCCATGCAGCCCTCGGAGACTATCAAGACGCCGCCGCAAGCCAGACTGACGCCTCTGCTGCCTGACACCAGTTTGACCGCAAGCTTCTTCATAGCCGTCGCTGCCGCGCTCCTCGTCCACTGGATGTTGGAGAGGTCGGTAGTAGGCTATGAGTTATCGGTGGCGGGGGCTAATCCGACGGCCGCCCGAGTGGCGGGGATACCTCAATCTAGGGTGATACTCTACTCCTTCGCATTGGGGGGAGTGACCTCGGGCATGGCGGGAGTCCTACAAGTGGTCGCGATGCCGCCGTCCTACAGTCTAGCCACCAACTTGGCCAACGTGTACGGCTTGGGGTTTGACGGAATAACCGCCGCCATGTTGGGCAGAGGGAGCCCGCTGGGCACTTTGGCCGCAGCGCTCTTCTTGGGTCTGATGGAGGAGGGCGCGAGACATATGCAAGCTATCGCGTTGACTCCCTTCGAATTTGTGAAAATGCTCCAAGGCATTATGATATTGGTCATAGCGATCAGGATGTTGGAGGTATGGCGTGGGAGGCGGCGCTGA
- a CDS encoding ABC transporter permease — translation MAWEAALILLTQTIHAAVPILLAAVGEILAERSGVVNIGLEGLMLIGAFVGVLVGDVTSSGLLGILAACAVGLALGLLHGAIAVYLRGDQIVAGVAMNLFAAGLVAYGIQAVWHVAGYKQTPQWALVDPNVFTALAFAISFIVWYILNKTRLGIIIRAVGEDPEAAYSAGIDVFKVRLIATAVGAALASLGGAYLSQAYLSVVTKDISAGRGFIALADVVFANWNPLLAVAGSLIFGFFDAFSYWLQLYGFVRYEVTRMMPYIATLLVVAGVIGKARPPRALGKPFKKE, via the coding sequence ATGGCGTGGGAGGCGGCGCTGATACTGCTCACTCAGACAATACACGCGGCTGTGCCGATATTGTTAGCCGCCGTAGGGGAGATATTGGCCGAGAGAAGCGGCGTGGTCAACATAGGTCTGGAGGGGCTCATGCTCATAGGAGCATTCGTGGGAGTTCTAGTGGGGGACGTAACAAGCTCAGGCCTGTTGGGCATCTTGGCGGCGTGTGCGGTCGGCCTCGCCCTCGGCCTCCTCCACGGCGCTATCGCGGTGTACCTCAGAGGGGATCAGATCGTGGCCGGCGTTGCCATGAACTTATTTGCAGCGGGCCTCGTGGCCTACGGCATACAAGCGGTCTGGCACGTGGCTGGCTACAAACAGACGCCCCAGTGGGCCCTCGTGGATCCCAACGTGTTCACCGCCCTCGCCTTCGCCATCTCCTTTATAGTTTGGTATATATTGAACAAGACGAGACTCGGCATAATTATAAGGGCTGTCGGAGAGGATCCGGAGGCGGCGTACAGCGCCGGCATAGACGTCTTTAAGGTCAGACTGATCGCGACAGCCGTCGGAGCCGCTCTGGCGAGCCTCGGAGGCGCCTATCTGAGCCAGGCCTACCTATCGGTCGTCACCAAAGATATATCGGCCGGCAGAGGCTTCATAGCGCTAGCCGACGTCGTGTTCGCCAATTGGAACCCGTTGTTGGCTGTGGCAGGCTCGTTGATATTTGGGTTCTTCGATGCGTTCTCCTACTGGCTACAACTCTACGGATTCGTGAGATATGAGGTCACGCGCATGATGCCCTATATTGCGACCTTGTTGGTCGTCGCAGGAGTAATAGGCAAGGCAAGGCCGCCTAGAGCCTTGGGGAAGCCCTTCAAAAAGGAATGA
- a CDS encoding MFS transporter, translated as MSIRFIVTASTIGTLIEWYDFFAFASLTPFIAATFFPKSDQAAALLFTWLVFATGFVVRPVGAALFGHLGDRIGRKTTFLATLLTMGLATTAIGLVPTYDQIGLAAPALLTALRMIQGVALGGEYGGAVTYVVEHAPSGKRAYYAGFLSATPPLGLGLSSFTVVLSSLLLPKSDFAAWGWRVPFLLAIVLTVLGLYFRLKLAETPLFQAIKNSGDISGVPLAEAFARHWKWILLGLVIAAGHGVLAYTSTGYIFTYLTSVPKWSPVESNLIVGAASLAQLPLYIFAAWLGDRWGRRGVYLVGLAMGLATYYPIYYALGYTRDVALASALVFVMIGATAFTFGVLGTALAELFPTRVRYTGMSVAFNLGLGFFGGFTPSIMQAMSIAFNNPLAGLWYTYIVVAVAFVSALLALPETKNKELAAAGSAL; from the coding sequence ATGTCTATAAGGTTTATAGTTACGGCGTCGACCATAGGGACGTTGATAGAGTGGTACGACTTTTTTGCGTTCGCATCTCTGACTCCCTTTATTGCCGCCACGTTTTTCCCGAAGAGCGATCAAGCGGCCGCGCTGCTGTTCACTTGGCTAGTGTTCGCCACAGGCTTCGTCGTCAGACCGGTCGGAGCAGCGCTGTTCGGCCACTTGGGCGACAGAATCGGGAGAAAGACCACTTTCTTGGCCACCCTTCTGACCATGGGTCTGGCCACGACGGCTATAGGGCTTGTGCCCACCTACGACCAGATCGGCTTGGCGGCCCCCGCCCTCCTCACAGCTCTGAGGATGATACAAGGCGTCGCGCTCGGGGGAGAGTACGGCGGAGCTGTGACCTACGTCGTGGAGCACGCCCCCAGCGGCAAGAGGGCCTATTACGCCGGCTTCCTCTCGGCTACACCGCCTCTCGGCCTCGGCCTCTCGTCGTTCACAGTGGTTTTGTCGTCCCTCCTCCTTCCTAAGTCCGACTTCGCCGCATGGGGGTGGAGAGTGCCCTTCCTTCTGGCAATAGTTCTGACGGTCTTGGGCCTATACTTCAGACTTAAGCTCGCCGAGACGCCCCTATTCCAAGCCATAAAGAACAGCGGCGATATATCCGGCGTGCCCCTCGCCGAGGCCTTCGCCAGACACTGGAAATGGATATTGTTGGGCCTTGTCATTGCCGCGGGCCACGGCGTGTTGGCCTACACGTCGACGGGCTACATATTCACCTATCTGACGTCAGTCCCCAAGTGGTCGCCCGTGGAGAGCAACTTGATAGTCGGCGCCGCCTCGTTGGCGCAACTGCCCCTCTACATCTTCGCCGCATGGCTCGGGGACAGATGGGGCAGGAGGGGCGTATATCTTGTAGGCCTCGCGATGGGGCTTGCCACATACTACCCCATATACTACGCCCTGGGCTATACGAGGGATGTAGCTCTGGCGTCGGCGCTGGTGTTCGTCATGATCGGGGCGACGGCTTTCACTTTCGGCGTGTTGGGCACGGCGTTGGCCGAGCTTTTCCCCACTAGGGTGAGATACACCGGGATGTCTGTGGCGTTCAACTTGGGCTTGGGCTTCTTCGGAGGCTTTACGCCGTCGATAATGCAGGCCATGAGCATCGCGTTCAATAATCCGCTCGCGGGCCTGTGGTACACGTACATAGTAGTCGCAGTAGCGTTTGTCTCAGCCCTGTTGGCTCTGCCGGAGACTAAAAATAAAGAGCTTGCAGCCGCAGGCTCCGCCCTTTAG
- a CDS encoding MFS transporter, translating into MRASEAKLITSAGIGWMFDAMDVLLLSYILVAAAGELGMGVGEKGAVILLNNLGMLAGAFLFGRLADLYGRKPIFMATLILYSIGTALTALAPDWQFLAAVRFLTGLGLGGELPVAASLVSELSSEVHRGRNVVLLESFWSLGSIVAAAVAAFVFPAYGWRIPLALLSATALYALYLRRSVPESPLWLYYRDPKGAQAVAQMYGITVGPAPRHKLGELLSEYRRQTLVLLALWLLLAFGYYGVFLWLPTMIVRRGYSIVATFEYSFLMSLAQLPGYFTAAYLIDRLGRRKSISLFFLGSALSALAFASAPSTSALIASGVALNFFNLGAWGLIYAYTPESYPTDLRATGMGAGGAAARVGMIIGPLIPALVGYDPALFIFSISWIISAIIIIFGKETKIKNKNVIKTIF; encoded by the coding sequence ATGCGCGCGTCTGAAGCGAAGTTAATAACGTCGGCCGGCATAGGCTGGATGTTCGACGCCATGGACGTGTTATTGTTGTCCTATATATTGGTGGCCGCCGCGGGCGAGCTCGGCATGGGCGTCGGCGAGAAGGGCGCAGTGATCCTCTTGAACAACTTGGGCATGTTGGCAGGCGCCTTCCTTTTTGGAAGGCTGGCCGACCTCTACGGCAGAAAGCCCATCTTTATGGCGACGTTGATCTTGTACAGCATAGGCACCGCTCTGACAGCTCTGGCGCCCGACTGGCAATTTTTGGCGGCCGTCCGTTTTCTGACGGGCTTGGGGCTCGGCGGCGAGCTGCCGGTGGCCGCCTCTCTAGTTTCCGAGCTCTCCTCTGAGGTCCACAGGGGCAGAAACGTGGTGCTCCTCGAGAGCTTCTGGTCTCTGGGCTCTATAGTCGCAGCGGCCGTCGCAGCCTTCGTATTCCCCGCCTACGGCTGGCGTATCCCCCTAGCGTTGCTCTCAGCTACAGCGCTCTACGCCCTCTACCTCAGGAGGTCTGTGCCTGAGTCTCCTCTCTGGCTATACTATAGAGATCCCAAGGGCGCTCAGGCGGTTGCTCAGATGTACGGAATCACAGTGGGGCCCGCGCCGAGGCACAAACTCGGCGAGCTACTCTCTGAGTACCGAAGGCAGACCCTAGTGTTGTTGGCCCTATGGCTCCTCCTGGCCTTTGGGTACTACGGCGTCTTCCTCTGGTTGCCCACGATGATAGTGAGGAGAGGATACAGCATAGTTGCCACCTTTGAGTACTCCTTTTTGATGTCTCTGGCGCAGCTCCCCGGCTATTTCACAGCCGCCTATCTGATAGACAGATTGGGGAGGAGGAAGAGCATTTCCCTCTTCTTCTTGGGATCGGCGCTATCGGCGTTGGCCTTCGCCTCAGCGCCCTCGACGTCCGCTCTGATAGCCTCAGGGGTGGCTCTTAACTTCTTCAACTTAGGCGCGTGGGGCCTCATATATGCCTATACGCCCGAATCTTATCCAACCGATCTAAGGGCCACTGGAATGGGCGCCGGCGGAGCAGCGGCGCGCGTGGGGATGATAATTGGTCCGCTGATCCCCGCTCTAGTTGGATACGATCCAGCTCTGTTCATCTTCTCTATATCTTGGATAATAAGCGCAATCATAATAATATTTGGAAAAGAAACAAAAATAAAAAATAAAAATGTAATAAAAACAATTTTTTAA
- a CDS encoding Glu/Leu/Phe/Val family dehydrogenase produces MAVGQINAFLGNTLYLLRRSIEMGGFPEELYEILSHPKRILTVYIPVRMDNGKIVVFEGYRVQHNDALGPYKGGIRFHPEVTLADDIALATLMTLKNSLAGIPYGGAKGAVRVDPKRLSQRELEELSRGYARAVAPLIGDVVDIPAPDVGTNSQIMAWMVDELSKIKGYNVPGAFTAKPPELWGNPVREYSTGLGVAVSAVGIAKILWGSAEGKTVAVQGLGNVGRWAAYWLERMGLKVVAVSEINGTLYKKDGLSVAEFVEKGRTLRGPDLLNELSKHNGVAPLPDSNAIFGVDADILVPAAMENVITEENVGRVKAKVIVEGANGPTTPEAEAELYRRGAVVVPDILANAGGVVMSYLEWVENLSWSFWDEEETRRRLERIMTENMKRIYQRWIQEKGWTMRDAALVIAVERVYKAMKARGWI; encoded by the coding sequence ATGGCAGTAGGCCAAATAAACGCGTTCCTCGGCAACACGCTCTACCTCCTCCGTCGAAGTATAGAGATGGGCGGTTTCCCTGAGGAGCTCTACGAGATCCTCTCCCATCCAAAGAGGATCCTCACTGTATATATCCCCGTTAGGATGGACAACGGCAAGATAGTTGTCTTCGAGGGCTACCGCGTCCAACACAACGACGCGCTCGGCCCCTACAAGGGCGGCATAAGGTTCCACCCCGAGGTGACCCTCGCCGACGACATAGCCCTGGCCACCCTCATGACCCTCAAGAACAGCCTGGCCGGCATACCCTACGGCGGAGCCAAAGGCGCCGTTAGGGTCGACCCCAAGAGGCTGTCCCAGAGGGAGCTCGAGGAGCTCAGCCGGGGCTACGCGAGGGCCGTGGCGCCGCTCATAGGCGACGTGGTGGACATACCTGCGCCCGACGTCGGGACCAACTCGCAGATAATGGCGTGGATGGTGGACGAGCTGTCCAAGATCAAGGGCTACAACGTGCCCGGGGCCTTCACGGCCAAGCCGCCCGAGCTCTGGGGCAACCCTGTGAGGGAGTACTCGACCGGGCTCGGCGTGGCGGTAAGTGCGGTCGGCATAGCCAAGATACTCTGGGGATCCGCCGAAGGGAAAACCGTCGCTGTCCAGGGCTTGGGCAACGTGGGAAGGTGGGCGGCATACTGGCTCGAGAGAATGGGGCTGAAGGTTGTGGCAGTGTCTGAGATCAACGGCACATTATATAAAAAAGACGGGCTCTCAGTCGCCGAGTTTGTGGAGAAGGGGAGGACGTTGAGGGGGCCTGACCTACTGAACGAGCTCTCTAAACACAACGGCGTAGCGCCTCTCCCAGACTCCAACGCGATATTCGGCGTAGATGCAGATATATTAGTTCCGGCAGCCATGGAGAACGTCATCACTGAGGAGAACGTCGGAAGGGTGAAGGCCAAGGTGATAGTCGAGGGGGCCAACGGCCCGACCACCCCCGAGGCTGAGGCGGAGCTCTACAGAAGGGGCGCCGTCGTTGTCCCGGACATATTGGCCAACGCAGGGGGCGTGGTCATGTCCTATCTGGAGTGGGTCGAGAACCTGTCGTGGAGCTTCTGGGACGAGGAGGAGACGAGGAGGAGGCTCGAGAGGATAATGACGGAGAACATGAAGAGGATCTATCAGAGGTGGATCCAAGAGAAGGGCTGGACTATGAGGGACGCGGCGCTGGTGATAGCCGTGGAGAGGGTATACAAGGCGATGAAGGCGAGGGGCTGGATTTAA